One Calliopsis andreniformis isolate RMS-2024a chromosome 9, iyCalAndr_principal, whole genome shotgun sequence genomic window carries:
- the LOC143183524 gene encoding translation machinery-associated protein 7 homolog: MSSREGGKKKPLKAPKKESKVLDDEDLAFKQKQKEQQKALAEAAKKASQRGPLVTGGIKKSGKK; the protein is encoded by the coding sequence ATGTCCAGTCGAGAAGGTGGTAAGAAAAAGCCTCTGAAAGCACCGAAAAAGGAATCAAAAGTTTTAGACGATGAAGACCTAGCCTTCAAACAAAAGCAAAAAGAACAACAGAAAGCTCTAGCTGAGGCTGCGAAGAAAGCAAGTCAAAGGGGCCCTCTTGTCACTGGTGGTATCAAAAAATCAGGCAAAAAATGA